Within Legionella birminghamensis, the genomic segment ACGTGAAGCAATCCAGATCTGTGACTCATTCAAGCTCCGATCTGGATTGCTTCGCCAAGGCTCGCAATGACGGGGGGCAAGGGCATAATACTCATTCGCTTCCCGTCTTTGCGAACAACGTGAAGCAATCCAGATCTGTGCCGCATTCAAGCTCCGCTCTGGATTGCTTCGCCAAGGCTCGCAATGACGGGTTAAATTAATGTCTCGTATAAATCTGACCAAGAAGGATTAAACCTCTCAATCAACAATAATTTCTTTTTTCTTGAACCACTTTTCAATTGTTTTTCCCGAGAAATAGCACTTATCATGCTATCTGTTAATTCAAAATAAACTAGAATCTTGCAATTATATTTTTTCGTAAATCCATTAAGCTCAGCATACCGATGCTCATAAACTCTTTTTAGGAGATCACTAGTTACTCCTGTATAAAGTGTTCCATTACGTTTATTAGCCATTATATAAATAGCAGGTTGGCGTTCTCTCATGTTTCCCTTAAGTTGGACAGATAGATTGAATCGAGGCTCACTCGGTCTCGCAATGACGTTTACTTAAGAAACCCGATGAAATTCCAGACTCACTTCCGCGGTCATTCCGGGACCAACCGTTAATGTGCCTTGGGCATCGCCAGAATTTTCTGAAAAATTGCCGTTCATACTACCGTATTCGGTATCAAATACAGCGATTCCATTAACACAGGTTCCTGTAAACCGGTTCACTGTATGTTTAGGGCAGAAAAAACTGCCAGAATCTTTGTCAGCTGTCACTTCAATACTGAAATGCTCGCCCGCATCAGCGGTTTGGATTGTGCCTGAGCCATGATATTTACATTCGCCAATGAACCAATTCGTGGCCTTTCCTGATCCAGCCCATTGTCCAGCTACGTGCTGACAAGCGTCAGTGTTATGAGAATAAAAATTGAAATCGGCATGCACCGCATTGGAAAAAGAAAAAGCTGCAGCTATAAATCCCGTTAATACATAATGTTTCATCTTTCTACCTTGAAAAGCTGAATGAAAGCGAAGATTATTACCTTTATCAGGCACTCAATGCAATCAAAATCAGCGATGCCATCCCCTAGCCTAAGCAGGAATGGCATCATTCAAGGATCAATCAGCAGCTACATAATGGCCATTTTTAATATGATAGGCATGACCATCTCTATACACCACGCCTTTTTTCTGGAAAATTACGCGGTCAGTTGCCGTAGCTACTCCACCTACCAGAGTACGTGTTCCCTTGACCACAACAGTACCTGACTTTTGGACTACCGTACCAGTCGTAGAAACAACTCTCGCTCCCGTTCCCATTACGGCACTTCCTGTTTCATTAAAAGCATTCTGCGTACCACAACCGGACAACATGAGCGAAACCAATCCCGCCAGTGCAAAAATTAATTTATTCATAATAGTTCCCTCCATTATTTTCCTTTTTGTTTACTGCACCTAAACAACTATAGTACATGAAAGCAACACTTGCTTTTGGCTGTAAACGCTATCTAGACTTATTATTATGAAGAAACTATATACAATAGGTCATTCAACCCATCCCCTGGAGGAATTTATCGAAATTCTCCAACATTATCGAATCAGGCATCTGGTGGATATTCGTACCGTGCCTCGGTCTCGTCATGTCCCCTGGTTTAATAAAGACAGTCTTGGCAAATCATTGAGCAAGGAAAAAATTAAGTATACCCATCTTGATAAATTAGGCGGTTTACGCAAAACATTCGCTGAATCTATCAATACAGGTTGGCATAACGCCAGCTTTCGCGGCTTTGCAGATTATATGCAGACCAAGCCATTTTTTGAGGGCTTGAAAGAGCTGAACGCCATTATTGATGCTGATCACCAGGTTGCAATTATGTGTGCTGAAGCAGTGCCCTGGCGCTGCCATCGCTCGCTTGTCGGTGATGCTGAAATCATCAGACATATCGAAGTGCTTGACATTTTTCATAAGGAAGAAGTGAGGCCGCATCAACTGACAAAATTTGCAATAGTTAATAAACATACCCGCCCTTATAGGGTTTTTTATCCAAACCCGGAATCCTAGTACACCAGGATTTTATTTTTTCTCTATCCAGTTGACTAAAGGCTAAGCTCTTAGTGAAATACTTATTTCCGTTAATTGAATTCGCATGTGAATCAAACCAAGCGCTCACTATTCCCCTCCTTGATTGCCCTGGGCTTATTTCTCAGTACTTTGGGAAAGATAGATGCCATAAAACTTGCCTTACTTGTTAATATTTTTATTTTACTATTGGGCGGTTTAATTCTTTATGCGCTCTGTCTGTTTAATTTCCCCAGAAACATATTTGCTACCGTCGGATCCGCCTTTAGCAGGCTGGGCAGAATTCCGGAGTATCAGTTTCTTGGGATTAGCGCCCTGTTCTTTTTTATGCTTTGCTATTACCTATCTGGCAAGCTATTCAATCATCTGCCGGTCGAAATGGATTCTATGGCGCAATATGCCGGCTCGAAAATATTTTTAAGTGGACACTGGACATTAGCCAGTCATCCACTGCGAGAGTTCTTCAATACACCGTGGTTTATTAATGATGGGCGATTCTATACCTTTTACCCGCCTGGCCACATGTTCTTGCTGGCAATTGGGCAGCTATTGAATCAGCCGGCAATAATAAACCCATTGCTTGGGGCACTGACCCTCATCACCAGCTATTATCTGGCAAAGGAAATCGCAGGCGGTTTTGCAGCCAGAATAACGATTTTTCTTTTTATATTGTCGCCTTTTATTTTTTTTCTCTCCTCCGAATTCGATAATCGTTCAACCGCTCTTCTGGCAGCCACTCTCTTTGCCTTATTTTATATCAGGACAGTAAAAAAATGCGATACAGGCAATGCGCTGATAGCTGGTTTTTCCCTCGGCTATTATTTAGTTACCCGCCCGCAGTCCGCATTATTTTTTGTTTTACCTTTTTTGATCTACAGCATTTGGATCTTATTCTCGCAATTCAGAAAACGGTTTAAATCGATGGCTTTTCTGGGCGCTACAGTACTCGCTTTTCTTCTCTTCTTTCTTTATTACAATGAGCAAACAACCGGCTCCGCTTTTTTGACTGGTTATCAGAAATATTTTGGTAATCAGGTTATTCCAGGGGAGGATTTATTATCCAATGACAGTATTACCAACTGGCAAAAGCAAATTACCCGTATTGTCGAATACATGAAACTGCTGCACACTCAGCTTTTTGGCTGGCCCATGTCCTCCCTTTTATTGGCGTTCCTGTTATTTTTTCTGCAAATTGAGAAGCCATGGTGCCGATTGTTGGCAGCGAGTTTCTTTTCTGTCTATTTCAGTCTGATTCTATCTGAATACACCTATGATATTTTTGGCCCTCGCTATTTATATGAGATAGCCAGTATCATTATTGTTCTCAGCGCAATCTGCCTGAGCAGAATACCAGCCTTGTTTCGCAAACGCTTTAATTCGCGCT encodes:
- a CDS encoding GIY-YIG nuclease family protein, giving the protein MRERQPAIYIMANKRNGTLYTGVTSDLLKRVYEHRYAELNGFTKKYNCKILVYFELTDSMISAISREKQLKSGSRKKKLLLIERFNPSWSDLYETLI
- a CDS encoding DUF488 family protein; amino-acid sequence: MKKLYTIGHSTHPLEEFIEILQHYRIRHLVDIRTVPRSRHVPWFNKDSLGKSLSKEKIKYTHLDKLGGLRKTFAESINTGWHNASFRGFADYMQTKPFFEGLKELNAIIDADHQVAIMCAEAVPWRCHRSLVGDAEIIRHIEVLDIFHKEEVRPHQLTKFAIVNKHTRPYRVFYPNPES
- a CDS encoding glycosyltransferase family 39 protein yields the protein MNQTKRSLFPSLIALGLFLSTLGKIDAIKLALLVNIFILLLGGLILYALCLFNFPRNIFATVGSAFSRLGRIPEYQFLGISALFFFMLCYYLSGKLFNHLPVEMDSMAQYAGSKIFLSGHWTLASHPLREFFNTPWFINDGRFYTFYPPGHMFLLAIGQLLNQPAIINPLLGALTLITSYYLAKEIAGGFAARITIFLFILSPFIFFLSSEFDNRSTALLAATLFALFYIRTVKKCDTGNALIAGFSLGYYLVTRPQSALFFVLPFLIYSIWILFSQFRKRFKSMAFLGATVLAFLLFFLYYNEQTTGSAFLTGYQKYFGNQVIPGEDLLSNDSITNWQKQITRIVEYMKLLHTQLFGWPMSSLLLAFLLFFLQIEKPWCRLLAASFFSVYFSLILSEYTYDIFGPRYLYEIASIIIVLSAICLSRIPALFRKRFNSRLSLNEWRGIIAFSLGLLTVNTLLIVIPERYKLYGTNYRQSNKQLLENITNKTLKPAVVLLGDEDDQLATIFMQPWFDTNPVIIAQDRGKENDRIIRYYPHRHIYVLKGNEFVQINPARFHPE